One region of Penaeus vannamei isolate JL-2024 chromosome 36, ASM4276789v1, whole genome shotgun sequence genomic DNA includes:
- the LOC113809635 gene encoding uncharacterized protein isoform X3 yields the protein MLVKGFRLLLRPNRRVICSPNIANLSTQTDPENESSEGREFKWLWPAYREVEMIKAGHDIGCKHTGGRYRYNTVKPLDPGHVEQALRHYQRKIQNCRCFLREREGKMWVCENPNPDIDFEYLEGAESNDVIKQLTGEPFLADWTPTWKARLIPVPADAPCPIPEIKAAFPYQYDLVMLPHHALIDGFTMSVITGKLVGLLNDVIAGRHIDDEPFGVYLNNEEIVKIDEEIAKAFEKEPKKIEAIKQELLACDTPPILCKAFPPPGGKPSTDFVYRNINQKSLASFTAKCKANGVTFNSGLEAVINTAIIEMVREAGVEGESHHMSINLATDLRRYMKRRPLPILGLHVRPTVHRIETPFDVRDNFWDYTRNLHQRLSVLLKSGEALQQNVVREMTLPQLPPVEHHAAGPKALRDYGVTNVGDLTVLIPGVGEHLQQTDLAMFNCTHYSGFPMLHQIYTFRGHSPYTLSYDTSYLAEDTAVQLMDRILALMDELGTSPN from the exons ATGTTAGTCAAAGGATTTAGACTTCTACTTAGGCCTAACAG GCGCGTGATTTGTTCACCCAACATCGCTAATCTTTCCACACAAACGGATCCTGAAAATGA GTCTTCAGAGGGGCGTGAGTTCAAGTGGCTGTGGCCGGCCTATAGAGAGGTGGAGATGATCAAGGCGGGACACGACATCGGATGCAAGCACACAGGCGGGCGCTACAGGTACAACACCGTCAAACCCCTGGACCCTGGACACGTCGAACAGGCCCTGAGGCACTATCAGAG GAAGATCCAAAACTGCCGGTGCTTCCTCAGGGAACGTGAAGGCAAGATGTGGGTCTGTGAGAACCCAAATCCAGACATTGACTTTGAG TACCTTGAGGGAGCTGAGAGCAATGACGTCATCAAACAGCTCACAGGTGAACCTTTCCTCGCCGACTGGACACCCACCTGGAAGGCGAGACTCATCCCTGTGCCCGCCGATGCCCCCTGCCCCATTCCCGAAATAAAGGCAGCTTTCCCCTACCAGTATGACCTCGTCATGTTGCCCCACCATGCATTAATCGATGGGTTCACTATGTCTGTTATCACTGGCAAACTTGTAGGACTGCTAAACGACGTTATAGCCGGACGACACATCGACGACGAACCCTTTGGGGTCTATCTGAACAACGAAGAAATTGTCAAGATTGATGAAGAGATCGCGAAGGCCTTCGAGAAGGAACCCAAGAAAATTGAAGCGATAAAGCAAGAGCTCCTGGCATGCGACACCCCGCCCATCCTCTGCAAGGCCTTCCCGCCCCCTGGAGGGAAGCCTTCAACTGACTTTGTCTACCGGAACATCAACCAGAAATCCCTGGCTTCCTTCACGGCGAAATGCAAAGCCAATGGCGTCACCTTCAACAGCGGACTGGAGGCTGTGATCAATACTGCTATTATTGAGATGGTGCGGGAGGCGGGCGTGGAGGGGGAGTCTCACCACATGAGCATCAACCTGGCCACGGATCTGAGACGCTACATGAAGCGCCGCCCCCTCCCGATCCTCGGCTTGCACGTGCGCCCAACTGTGCACAGGATAGAGACGCCCTTCGACGTCCGGGACAACTTTTGGGACTACACCAGGAATCTCCACCAAAGGCTCTCGGTTCTCCTGAAATCTGGCGAAGCCCTTCAGCAGAACGTGGTGAGGGAGATGACCCTGCCACAGCTCCCTCCAGTGGAACACCACGCAGCAGGACCTAAAGCCTTGCGTGACTACGGTGTCACTAACGTCGGAGACCTCACGGTCCTCATTCCAGGCGTCGGGGAGCACCTCCAGCAGACGGACCTCGCCATGTTCAACTGCACACACTACTCTGGGTTCCCGATGCTTCACCAGATCTACACCTTCCGAGGACACTCGCCCTACACACTCAGCTACGACACCTCTTACTTGGCTGAAGACACTGCTGTCCAACTCATGGACAGGATTCTCGCACTTATGGACGAGCTTGGGACATCGCCAAACTGA
- the LOC113809635 gene encoding uncharacterized protein isoform X2, translating into MLTTGFGRLLRPCRTVIGSSNKVKFSTRPVSQRYEVEDGREFKWLWPASREEAMFKAAHDIGCKTLNAVYRYNTVKPLDPGHVEQALRHFQRNVPNCRCFFKERDGKLWVCEDPNPDVDFEYLEGAESSAVIDEHINKPFSGDRSPTWKARLVPVPADAPCTMPEIQAAFPHQYDLVFMPHHSFMDGVTIALSTGKLVGLLNDLIAGRPVNDEPFGVYLNNEEIGKIDEGIAKDLEKEPEKLESAKQEILACDTPPILCKAFPPPGGKPATKFVYEIINQKSLASFLVKCKANGVTFNSGLEAVINTAIIEMVREVGVEGESHHMSINLATNLRRYMKRRPLSVYGLHARPTVHRIETPFDVRDNFWDYTKRLHQKLLGLLKSGDALQQNVVRELTLPQLPPVEHHAAGPKPLRDYGLTNVGDLTPIMPGVGEHLQQTTLAMFNCTHYSGFPMLHQIYSFRGHMPYTIGYDTSYIAKETAGALMDRIVTLMHDLGTSP; encoded by the exons ATGTTAACCACAGGATTCGGACGCCTTCTTAGACCATGCAG GACTGTGATCGGTTCGTCCAACAAAGTCAAGTTCTCCACACGTCCGGTCTCCCAAAGATATGA aGTTGAAGATGGGCGTGAGTTCAAGTGGCTTTGGCCTGCCAGTAGAGAGGAGGCGATGTTCAAAGCAGCACACGACATAGGATGCAAGACTCTTAATGCAGTCTACAGATACAACACCGTCAAGCCCTTGGACCCTGGACACGTGGAGCAAGCCCTGAGGCACTTTCAGAG AAACGTCCCCAACTGCCGGTGCTTCTTCAAGGAGCGAGACGGGAAGTTGTGGGTTTGTGAGGACCCGAATCCTGACGTCGATTTCGAG TATTTGGAAGGAGCCGAGAGCAGTGCCGTCATAGAtgaacacataaacaagcctTTCAGTGGCGATCGTTCGCCAACCTGGAAAGCGAGACTGGTTCCCGTGCCCGCCGATGCCCCCTGCACCATGCCCGAAATACAGGCAGCTTTCCCCCACCAGTACGACCTCGTCTTCATGCCCCACCACTCATTTATGGACGGGGTCACCATAGCTCTTTCCACCGGCAAACTTGTGGGACTGCTCAACGACCTCATAGCCGGACGACCCGTAAACGACGAGCCCTTTGGGGTCTACCTGAACAACGAGGAAATTGGCAAGATTGATGAAGGGATCGCCAAGGACCTCGAGAAGGAACCCGAGAAGCTGGAGTCAGCGAAGCAAGAGATTCTGGCATGCGACACCCCGCCCATCCTCTGCAAGGCCTTCCCGCCCCCTGGAGGGAAACCGGCAACCAAATTTGTCTATGAGATTATCAATCAGAAATCCTTGGCTTCCTTCTTGGTGAAATGCAAAGCCAATGGCGTCACTTTCAACAGCGGACTGGAGGCTGTGATCAACACCGCTATCATTGAGATGGTGCgggaggtgggcgtggagggggagtCTCACCACATGAGCATCAATCTAGCGACGAATCTGAGACGCTACATGAAGCGCCGCCCCCTCTCGGTCTATGGCTTGCATGCGCGCCCCACTGTGCACAGGATAGAGACGCCCTTCGACGTTCGGGACAACTTCTGGGACTACACCAAGAGGCTCCATCAGAAGCTCTTGGGTCTCCTGAAATCTGGCGATGCCCTTCAGCAGAACGTGGTAAGGGAGCTGACCCTGCCGCAGCTCCCCCCAGTGGAACACCACGCAGCAGGACCCAAACCCCTGCGTGACTATGGCCTCACTAACGTCGGGGATCTAACGCCCATTATGCCAGGCGTCGGGGAGCACCTCCAGCAGACGACCCTCGCCATGTTCAACTGCACACACTACTCTGGGTTCCCGATGCTTCACCAGATCTACAGCTTCCGAGGACATATGCCCTACACAATTGGCTACGACACGTCCTACATTGCAAAGGAGACTGCTGGAGCACTCATGGACAGGATTGTGACGCTTATGCACGATCTTGGGACATCGCCCTAA
- the LOC113809635 gene encoding uncharacterized protein isoform X1, which translates to MLTTGFGRLLRPCRTVIGSSNKVKFSTRPVSQRYEVEDGREFKWLWPASREEAMFKAAHDIGCKTLNAVYRYNTVKPLDPGHVEQALRHFQRTMLVKGFRLLLRPNRRVICSPNIANLSTQTDPENESSEGREFKWLWPAYREVEMIKAGHDIGCKHTGGRYRYNTVKPLDPGHVEQALRHYQRKIQNCRCFLREREGKMWVCENPNPDIDFEYLEGAESNDVIKQLTGEPFLADWTPTWKARLIPVPADAPCPIPEIKAAFPYQYDLVMLPHHALIDGFTMSVITGKLVGLLNDVIAGRHIDDEPFGVYLNNEEIVKIDEEIAKAFEKEPKKIEAIKQELLACDTPPILCKAFPPPGGKPSTDFVYRNINQKSLASFTAKCKANGVTFNSGLEAVINTAIIEMVREAGVEGESHHMSINLATDLRRYMKRRPLPILGLHVRPTVHRIETPFDVRDNFWDYTRNLHQRLSVLLKSGEALQQNVVREMTLPQLPPVEHHAAGPKALRDYGVTNVGDLTVLIPGVGEHLQQTDLAMFNCTHYSGFPMLHQIYTFRGHSPYTLSYDTSYLAEDTAVQLMDRILALMDELGTSPN; encoded by the exons ATGTTAACCACAGGATTCGGACGCCTTCTTAGACCATGCAG GACTGTGATCGGTTCGTCCAACAAAGTCAAGTTCTCCACACGTCCGGTCTCCCAAAGATATGA aGTTGAAGATGGGCGTGAGTTCAAGTGGCTTTGGCCTGCCAGTAGAGAGGAGGCGATGTTCAAAGCAGCACACGACATAGGATGCAAGACTCTTAATGCAGTCTACAGATACAACACCGTCAAGCCCTTGGACCCTGGACACGTGGAGCAAGCCCTGAGGCACTTTCAGAG AACGATGTTAGTCAAAGGATTTAGACTTCTACTTAGGCCTAACAG GCGCGTGATTTGTTCACCCAACATCGCTAATCTTTCCACACAAACGGATCCTGAAAATGA GTCTTCAGAGGGGCGTGAGTTCAAGTGGCTGTGGCCGGCCTATAGAGAGGTGGAGATGATCAAGGCGGGACACGACATCGGATGCAAGCACACAGGCGGGCGCTACAGGTACAACACCGTCAAACCCCTGGACCCTGGACACGTCGAACAGGCCCTGAGGCACTATCAGAG GAAGATCCAAAACTGCCGGTGCTTCCTCAGGGAACGTGAAGGCAAGATGTGGGTCTGTGAGAACCCAAATCCAGACATTGACTTTGAG TACCTTGAGGGAGCTGAGAGCAATGACGTCATCAAACAGCTCACAGGTGAACCTTTCCTCGCCGACTGGACACCCACCTGGAAGGCGAGACTCATCCCTGTGCCCGCCGATGCCCCCTGCCCCATTCCCGAAATAAAGGCAGCTTTCCCCTACCAGTATGACCTCGTCATGTTGCCCCACCATGCATTAATCGATGGGTTCACTATGTCTGTTATCACTGGCAAACTTGTAGGACTGCTAAACGACGTTATAGCCGGACGACACATCGACGACGAACCCTTTGGGGTCTATCTGAACAACGAAGAAATTGTCAAGATTGATGAAGAGATCGCGAAGGCCTTCGAGAAGGAACCCAAGAAAATTGAAGCGATAAAGCAAGAGCTCCTGGCATGCGACACCCCGCCCATCCTCTGCAAGGCCTTCCCGCCCCCTGGAGGGAAGCCTTCAACTGACTTTGTCTACCGGAACATCAACCAGAAATCCCTGGCTTCCTTCACGGCGAAATGCAAAGCCAATGGCGTCACCTTCAACAGCGGACTGGAGGCTGTGATCAATACTGCTATTATTGAGATGGTGCGGGAGGCGGGCGTGGAGGGGGAGTCTCACCACATGAGCATCAACCTGGCCACGGATCTGAGACGCTACATGAAGCGCCGCCCCCTCCCGATCCTCGGCTTGCACGTGCGCCCAACTGTGCACAGGATAGAGACGCCCTTCGACGTCCGGGACAACTTTTGGGACTACACCAGGAATCTCCACCAAAGGCTCTCGGTTCTCCTGAAATCTGGCGAAGCCCTTCAGCAGAACGTGGTGAGGGAGATGACCCTGCCACAGCTCCCTCCAGTGGAACACCACGCAGCAGGACCTAAAGCCTTGCGTGACTACGGTGTCACTAACGTCGGAGACCTCACGGTCCTCATTCCAGGCGTCGGGGAGCACCTCCAGCAGACGGACCTCGCCATGTTCAACTGCACACACTACTCTGGGTTCCCGATGCTTCACCAGATCTACACCTTCCGAGGACACTCGCCCTACACACTCAGCTACGACACCTCTTACTTGGCTGAAGACACTGCTGTCCAACTCATGGACAGGATTCTCGCACTTATGGACGAGCTTGGGACATCGCCAAACTGA
- the LOC113809635 gene encoding uncharacterized protein isoform X4 gives MLVKGFRLLLRPNRRVICSPNIANLSTQTDPENESSEGREFKWLWPAYREVEMIKAGHDIGCKHTGGRYRYNTVKPLDPGHVEQALRHYQRKIQNCRCFLREREGKMWVCENPNPDIDFEYLEGAESNDVIKQLTGEPFLADWTPTWKARLIPVPADAPCPIPEIKAAFPYQYDLVMLPHHALIDGFTMSVITGKLVGLLNDVIAGRHIDDEPFGVYLNNEEIVKIDEEIAKAFEKEPKKIEAIKQELLACDTPPILCKAFPPPGGKPSTDFVYRNINQKSLASFTAKCKANGVTFNSGLEAVINTAIIEMVREAGVEGESHHMSINLATDLRRYMKRRPLPILGLHVRPTVHRIETPFDVRDNFWDYTRNLHQRLSVLLKSGEALQQNVVREMTLPQLPPVEHHAAGPKALRDYGVTNVGDLTVLIPGVGEHLQQTDLAMFNCTHYSGFPMLHQIYTFRGHSPYTLSYDTSYLAEDTAVQLMDRILALMDELGTSPN, from the exons ATGTTAGTCAAAGGATTTAGGCTTCTACTTAGGCCTAACAG GCGCGTGATTTGTTCACCCAACATCGCTAATCTTTCCACACAAACGGATCCTGAAAATGA GTCTTCAGAGGGGCGTGAGTTCAAGTGGCTGTGGCCGGCCTATAGAGAGGTGGAGATGATCAAGGCGGGACACGACATCGGATGCAAGCACACAGGCGGGCGCTACAGGTACAACACCGTCAAACCCCTGGACCCTGGACACGTCGAACAGGCCCTGAGGCACTATCAGAG GAAGATCCAAAACTGCCGGTGCTTCCTCAGGGAACGTGAAGGCAAGATGTGGGTCTGTGAGAACCCAAATCCAGACATTGACTTTGAG TACCTTGAGGGAGCTGAGAGCAATGACGTCATCAAACAGCTCACAGGTGAACCTTTCCTCGCCGACTGGACACCCACCTGGAAGGCGAGACTCATCCCTGTGCCCGCCGATGCCCCCTGCCCCATTCCCGAAATAAAGGCAGCTTTCCCCTACCAGTATGACCTCGTCATGTTGCCCCACCATGCATTAATCGATGGGTTCACTATGTCTGTTATCACTGGCAAACTTGTAGGACTGCTAAACGACGTTATAGCCGGACGACACATCGACGACGAACCCTTTGGGGTCTATCTGAACAACGAAGAAATTGTCAAGATTGATGAAGAGATCGCGAAGGCCTTCGAGAAGGAACCCAAGAAAATTGAAGCGATAAAGCAAGAGCTCCTGGCATGCGACACCCCGCCCATCCTCTGCAAGGCCTTCCCGCCCCCTGGAGGGAAGCCTTCAACTGACTTTGTCTACCGGAACATCAACCAGAAATCCCTGGCTTCCTTCACGGCGAAATGCAAAGCCAATGGCGTCACCTTCAACAGCGGACTGGAGGCTGTGATCAATACTGCTATTATTGAGATGGTGCGGGAGGCGGGCGTGGAGGGGGAGTCTCACCACATGAGCATCAACCTGGCCACGGATCTGAGACGCTACATGAAGCGCCGCCCCCTCCCGATCCTCGGCTTGCACGTGCGCCCAACTGTGCACAGGATAGAGACGCCCTTCGACGTCCGGGACAACTTTTGGGACTACACCAGGAATCTCCACCAAAGGCTCTCGGTTCTCCTGAAATCTGGCGAAGCCCTTCAGCAGAACGTGGTGAGGGAGATGACCCTGCCACAGCTCCCTCCAGTGGAACACCACGCAGCAGGACCTAAAGCCTTGCGTGACTACGGTGTCACTAACGTCGGAGACCTCACGGTCCTCATTCCAGGCGTCGGGGAGCACCTCCAGCAGACGGACCTCGCCATGTTCAACTGCACACACTACTCTGGGTTCCCGATGCTTCACCAGATCTACACCTTCCGAGGACACTCGCCCTACACACTCAGCTACGACACCTCTTACTTGGCTGAAGACACTGCTGTCCAACTCATGGACAGGATTCTCGCACTTATGGACGAGCTTGGGACATCGCCAAACTGA